Proteins encoded within one genomic window of Companilactobacillus sp.:
- a CDS encoding helix-turn-helix domain-containing protein, translating to MLTIIKSLPKAEINLSSIGNGLGFTYQKTYNIFQALLDDIFDLDPGADQKSSKIESINFDRISIDNYRLFLFKNSIVFQAFNYGFTNANPTFENFSNSHFTSKSTLNRRMTNFRKLLKNFGLKISNATLELKGDEKNIRCLAYFVYWYTYHGLEWPFKLIQQDTIQKIVERDDNPVYNPAAKYQLEILLGISRIRLIKHYYLNNMDGYDEVFQGKILGKELITREDYSLIPMDKLDNENKFINTFKDFFFIPTEFIEPDAPNLSNLVDPEFNELTDKFLKFMKRKYKDNFHIDLNSPEADILRSDVVSDICFYYIMGHEAHIKLGSYTRDPSEYETVSSVFDSIYEFFSNVDEEKFGPIRNSTESIAHDLYKGMINQISGVRDEDILHVKLLTDAGNPVKGYLLHTLESMEYIKVMPSSAYKNVDILMTTLDVFPDYEGRDKYPDDLIVIPWNLNSLRTDYIYLLLRLYNIYVAKLKHNKEKDQDRHLEI from the coding sequence ATGTTAACTATAATCAAATCCCTCCCAAAAGCTGAGATCAATCTCAGCTCCATCGGGAACGGGCTGGGATTTACGTATCAAAAAACATATAATATTTTTCAAGCTTTGCTTGATGATATCTTTGATCTAGATCCTGGAGCAGACCAAAAATCATCAAAAATCGAATCGATTAATTTTGATAGAATTTCCATCGATAACTACAGGTTATTCTTATTCAAAAATTCCATCGTTTTCCAAGCCTTCAATTATGGATTTACTAATGCAAATCCGACTTTTGAAAATTTCAGTAATTCACATTTTACGAGCAAATCTACGTTAAATAGAAGAATGACGAATTTTCGAAAGTTATTGAAGAACTTCGGTTTAAAAATATCAAACGCCACATTAGAACTTAAAGGTGACGAAAAAAACATCCGTTGTTTAGCCTATTTTGTCTATTGGTACACGTACCATGGTTTAGAGTGGCCTTTTAAACTGATTCAGCAAGATACGATTCAAAAGATCGTTGAACGTGATGACAATCCAGTTTATAATCCCGCTGCCAAGTATCAATTAGAAATTTTATTAGGTATTTCAAGAATTCGTTTGATCAAACATTACTACCTAAACAACATGGACGGCTACGATGAAGTCTTCCAAGGAAAAATTTTAGGTAAAGAATTGATCACGCGTGAAGATTATTCGTTGATCCCAATGGATAAATTAGACAACGAAAACAAATTCATCAATACCTTTAAAGATTTCTTCTTTATTCCAACGGAATTCATTGAACCAGACGCACCCAACTTATCAAATTTGGTTGATCCTGAATTTAACGAATTGACGGACAAGTTCCTGAAATTCATGAAACGTAAATATAAGGATAACTTCCACATTGATTTAAACTCCCCTGAGGCAGACATCTTGCGGAGCGACGTAGTGTCCGACATTTGTTTCTACTATATTATGGGACATGAAGCTCACATCAAATTAGGTTCGTATACCAGAGATCCCTCTGAATACGAAACGGTCTCATCGGTTTTTGACAGTATTTATGAATTTTTCTCAAACGTTGACGAAGAAAAATTTGGTCCAATCAGAAATTCAACTGAAAGTATTGCTCACGACCTGTACAAGGGAATGATCAATCAAATCAGCGGCGTAAGAGACGAGGACATTCTCCATGTTAAGCTTTTGACCGATGCCGGTAACCCAGTAAAGGGCTACTTATTGCACACGTTAGAGAGCATGGAATACATCAAGGTCATGCCAAGCAGTGCCTACAAAAATGTCGACATACTCATGACTACGCTAGACGTTTTCCCTGACTACGAAGGCAGAGACAAATATCCAGACGACTTGATCGTGATCCCATGGAACTTGAATTCGCTGAGAACCGACTATATTTACTTATTGCTCAGACTCTACAATATATATGTAGCAAAGCTCAAACATAACAAAGAGAAAGATCAGGACAGACACTTGGAAATTTAA
- a CDS encoding DUF916 domain-containing protein codes for MKKCSIWLSLFFGLLTMMFVNQTSLAADDNNKSYSVQAILPDNQLNKDVSYYDLQVTPKKSQTLDLVIFNTGSKPIEVETEINNAYTTDSATIGYDKFSAKTYKSDNPSLSSLVEGKRKKTVTIDANSSKKVSFIVNSPKKDFSGIILGGVTTTAIVNDSKSDKIDVANQIRYVKGVVLHSKPDQVDPNMNLESAAPRAINEAVGLGYSLNNLAPININEVSVKAVISHKGMKDINYSADNLQIAPDSKFNYFIPIKHLKPGIYTTKLTFTSKSGYTKTFNNKLQVSQGKIDALNESSQETTSSKTLIMWIAGLFGVLVVALWVFMYMTGKRIGFKKKDK; via the coding sequence ATGAAAAAATGTTCGATCTGGTTATCGCTGTTCTTCGGATTGTTGACGATGATGTTCGTCAATCAGACCTCTCTTGCAGCTGATGACAATAATAAATCTTATTCGGTGCAAGCTATTTTGCCGGATAATCAGTTAAATAAAGATGTGTCTTATTATGACTTGCAAGTCACACCGAAGAAATCACAAACGCTTGATCTAGTGATTTTTAATACTGGTAGTAAACCAATCGAAGTCGAGACCGAGATCAATAATGCCTATACAACTGATAGTGCTACGATTGGTTACGATAAATTTTCTGCTAAGACTTACAAGAGCGACAATCCATCGTTGTCATCATTAGTTGAAGGCAAGCGTAAGAAAACTGTTACGATTGATGCAAATTCAAGTAAGAAAGTTTCATTTATTGTAAATTCTCCCAAAAAAGATTTTTCAGGGATTATTCTTGGTGGCGTTACTACAACTGCCATCGTGAATGATTCTAAATCAGATAAAATTGACGTTGCTAATCAGATTCGTTACGTCAAAGGTGTCGTGCTGCACTCAAAGCCTGATCAAGTTGATCCAAATATGAATTTGGAAAGTGCTGCTCCACGAGCAATCAATGAAGCAGTTGGGCTAGGTTATTCGTTGAACAATTTAGCTCCGATCAATATCAATGAAGTTTCTGTTAAGGCTGTTATCAGCCATAAGGGAATGAAAGATATCAACTATAGTGCGGACAATCTCCAAATTGCTCCGGATTCTAAATTCAATTATTTCATTCCGATTAAGCATTTAAAGCCTGGTATTTATACGACTAAACTTACTTTTACTAGTAAGTCTGGCTATACCAAGACTTTCAATAACAAACTTCAAGTTTCTCAAGGTAAAATCGACGCCTTAAATGAATCTTCTCAAGAAACTACTTCAAGTAAGACTTTGATCATGTGGATTGCTGGATTGTTTGGCGTGTTAGTTGTTGCATTGTGGGTATTCATGTATATGACTGGTAAGAGAATCGGATTTAAAAAGAAAGATAAGTAA
- a CDS encoding WxL protein peptidoglycan domain-containing protein: MISRKLAAALIAVFSLIMIFSLNIQDVKADIRSVSVTPLVDDSQDPDRFDISGEPGDQKELHLSVTNFGLETLDLRVQPTNATTSPEGKLDFSDKVVAGDYGLKYAFADMTKGKTIRLEKNETKDLTFKVTLPDKQLYGTIIGGLDVYDIKHPNDGHSGVGVYFDTIPADDNHKIKFQGITPEVHNQQPYLMVNLANYQAATMKNMIVQVKIKKNNWWNKLGIDNHTDVADVNFSKIAPNSRIPIEFNQKQTPIQPGEYLVEGTAKNGRDTWRFKENVHVEAKAADMVNQASKNLIYDKTGLYVSIIGILAAVIVLVFWGIAYQRR, encoded by the coding sequence ATGATAAGTAGAAAACTTGCTGCTGCTTTAATTGCGGTCTTTAGTTTGATTATGATATTTAGTCTGAATATTCAGGATGTCAAAGCGGATATTCGCAGTGTTTCTGTAACTCCGCTGGTAGATGATTCGCAAGACCCAGATCGGTTCGATATTTCTGGTGAACCTGGCGATCAGAAGGAACTTCATCTTTCTGTGACTAACTTTGGACTGGAAACCCTAGATTTACGAGTTCAACCGACTAATGCAACTACTAGTCCTGAAGGGAAACTAGACTTCAGCGACAAAGTTGTTGCAGGAGATTATGGACTAAAATATGCCTTTGCCGATATGACTAAAGGTAAGACTATTCGGCTGGAAAAAAATGAGACTAAGGATCTGACTTTTAAAGTAACGTTACCCGACAAACAATTGTATGGGACTATCATTGGTGGCCTAGATGTTTACGACATCAAACACCCCAATGATGGGCATTCTGGAGTTGGCGTGTATTTTGATACGATACCTGCCGATGATAATCACAAGATCAAATTTCAAGGTATTACCCCAGAGGTTCATAATCAGCAACCTTATTTGATGGTCAACTTGGCCAACTATCAGGCTGCTACGATGAAGAATATGATCGTCCAAGTAAAAATCAAAAAGAACAATTGGTGGAATAAATTAGGTATCGACAACCATACGGATGTTGCTGATGTTAATTTTTCAAAAATTGCTCCCAATTCTCGGATCCCGATTGAATTTAATCAAAAGCAGACTCCTATTCAACCTGGTGAATATCTAGTTGAGGGGACTGCGAAAAATGGCCGAGATACTTGGAGATTTAAAGAAAACGTTCATGTGGAAGCTAAGGCTGCCGACATGGTCAACCAAGCTTCGAAAAATCTAATTTACGACAAAACTGGTTTGTATGTCAGCATCATTGGTATATTAGCCGCGGTGATCGTACTAGTGTTTTGGGGTATTGCGTATCAAAGGAGATAA
- a CDS encoding DUF3324 domain-containing protein encodes MKFILKSTIFILSLIIASFFTMQLNSAYAGTSGDYTLKPVESENSKVNVDGGFYSVKGNPGEIVEIKVAVYNFEKDERQFLIQGNTAYTNSDGQPGYDLTKVTDPNLKIQLRDLFSNNKKIVNIPGNSNAVVTLKLKIPSEKYIGYLMGGVNVVPYNEKAKGTVTENGTLIKNKFSYSLPIQLIQTGANTEDVNYKINSVKPQIIDGSSGKQIGVAARVSNTNNAYIPGLSSNAVITKYGNKKFKMTASRDNQSIAPTSHYNYMVSWGKERLQAGKYHIKLTYSGNGVRTWVLDKDFVITDAQAAKYNNLAGIKPNYLWLWILLAILLLALILGLGIYMGKRNNKDNGNNNQLSSNSRRRRRRR; translated from the coding sequence ATGAAGTTTATTTTGAAAAGTACAATATTCATATTATCTTTGATAATCGCGTCATTTTTTACAATGCAATTGAACTCAGCATATGCAGGAACATCTGGCGACTATACACTTAAACCGGTAGAAAGTGAAAACTCAAAAGTTAATGTAGATGGAGGGTTTTATTCCGTAAAGGGAAATCCAGGTGAAATTGTTGAGATAAAAGTTGCCGTTTATAATTTTGAAAAAGATGAACGTCAGTTTCTTATTCAGGGTAATACTGCCTATACCAACAGTGATGGGCAACCTGGCTATGATTTAACTAAAGTAACAGATCCAAATTTAAAAATACAATTACGTGATTTGTTTTCAAATAATAAAAAAATCGTGAATATTCCTGGAAATTCAAATGCCGTTGTTACATTAAAGCTTAAGATTCCGTCAGAGAAATACATTGGATATTTAATGGGGGGAGTAAATGTTGTTCCATACAACGAAAAAGCAAAGGGTACTGTTACTGAAAACGGTACATTAATTAAAAATAAATTCAGTTATTCCCTCCCTATTCAGTTAATTCAAACTGGGGCTAATACAGAAGATGTCAACTATAAAATAAATTCAGTCAAGCCACAGATCATTGATGGGTCATCAGGTAAACAAATAGGGGTTGCTGCAAGAGTCTCTAATACGAATAATGCGTATATACCTGGACTTTCTTCAAATGCTGTTATTACCAAATATGGGAATAAAAAATTTAAAATGACTGCATCCAGAGATAACCAATCAATTGCACCAACTTCTCACTATAATTACATGGTTAGTTGGGGTAAAGAAAGATTACAAGCAGGTAAATATCACATCAAATTAACATACTCTGGTAATGGTGTCAGAACTTGGGTTCTTGATAAGGACTTCGTGATCACTGATGCTCAAGCTGCTAAGTATAACAATTTAGCTGGTATTAAACCTAATTACCTCTGGCTCTGGATCTTATTAGCTATTCTTCTATTAGCATTGATTCTTGGTCTTGGTATTTACATGGGTAAGAGAAATAACAAGGACAATGGTAACAACAATCAATTGAGTTCAAATTCAAGAAGACGTCGTCGTCGCCGTTAA
- a CDS encoding WxL domain-containing protein, with amino-acid sequence MKFSKTALVSSMALCGITLGAVAPTTVSAATSAGSIVNGDYQEGVTYNKNLNNDDWVNATDKQSAYAKSDANVTVVSGFLTLDSVPDFSFGRAIAGKTVDLHQGHSEINDDGNTEGNLQVTESRSDKTETKNNGFTVSAQLAKFTGADTSKSVDGFKLNLNPVDLIDVNSGKSANIKTQQVTLMGEDTNPSTVLNVKSTDNLLGTYKAQFNQSKDASLFVPQKASLDQDKKNTLGIYKGVITWTLATGAGITGNENPVEPDTSSDQQQGQTPNQTTPKA; translated from the coding sequence ATGAAATTTTCAAAAACAGCTTTAGTAAGTTCAATGGCTCTATGCGGTATCACATTAGGTGCCGTTGCTCCAACAACAGTAAGTGCTGCTACATCAGCAGGATCAATTGTAAATGGTGATTACCAAGAGGGAGTTACTTATAACAAGAACTTGAATAATGATGATTGGGTTAATGCAACGGATAAACAAAGCGCATATGCAAAATCTGATGCAAACGTAACTGTCGTTTCAGGATTTTTAACTCTTGATTCAGTTCCTGATTTCAGTTTTGGCCGTGCTATTGCAGGGAAAACAGTTGATTTACACCAAGGTCATTCAGAAATTAATGATGATGGTAATACTGAAGGTAATTTACAAGTAACAGAATCACGATCTGATAAAACTGAAACAAAGAACAATGGATTTACGGTTAGTGCACAATTAGCAAAATTTACAGGTGCAGATACAAGTAAATCTGTAGATGGCTTCAAACTTAATCTTAATCCTGTAGATTTAATTGATGTGAATTCAGGGAAATCAGCAAATATTAAGACTCAACAAGTAACATTGATGGGTGAAGATACAAACCCATCCACTGTTTTGAATGTTAAATCTACTGATAATCTTTTAGGTACTTATAAAGCGCAATTCAATCAGTCAAAAGATGCATCATTATTTGTGCCTCAAAAAGCTAGCCTTGATCAGGATAAGAAAAATACATTAGGTATTTATAAAGGTGTTATAACATGGACATTAGCAACAGGTGCTGGTATAACCGGTAATGAAAATCCTGTAGAACCAGATACAAGTTCTGATCAACAACAAGGTCAAACACCAAACCAAACTACCCCTAAGGCTTAA
- a CDS encoding GNAT family N-acetyltransferase, whose product MDLTGDRIEIRNFKENDFDTFYKLTKDADNHNLAGLEYAEDIHKSKNIFNKYLVLANTYVIALKSSHRMLGIIELNERGISNGLDKTREIGFVISKEFRGHGYATEAIQVLLDYSFKILHLSEVWASVKVDNMAPQSILTKMGFKYIYQVSQDPLHLEDSENVLKYYLLKNTQQGN is encoded by the coding sequence ATGGATTTAACTGGTGATAGAATTGAGATCAGAAATTTTAAAGAAAATGACTTCGATACATTCTATAAACTTACCAAGGATGCTGACAACCACAACCTTGCTGGTTTGGAATACGCAGAAGATATTCATAAATCAAAAAATATTTTTAATAAATATTTAGTTCTTGCCAACACCTACGTAATTGCTTTAAAATCGAGTCACCGAATGTTAGGCATTATCGAGCTGAACGAAAGAGGAATATCTAATGGTTTAGATAAGACTCGAGAAATTGGATTTGTTATCTCCAAAGAGTTTCGAGGTCATGGTTACGCTACAGAAGCGATTCAGGTCTTATTAGATTACTCATTCAAAATTCTTCATCTTTCGGAGGTTTGGGCATCGGTCAAGGTTGATAATATGGCTCCTCAATCCATTCTTACGAAAATGGGATTCAAATATATCTATCAAGTCAGTCAAGATCCATTACACCTGGAAGATAGTGAGAATGTTTTGAAATATTATTTGCTGAAAAATACACAACAGGGGAATTAA
- a CDS encoding Arc family DNA-binding protein produces the protein MADKKFLLRLDQTLYDQVANRAKSESRSVNNYIVHLLEESTKEETLEHRQFVGRTIQGSEILTDSGLVSVNGIYYRYILSNVKSVNQDRLYTIIEATGNILTLEELK, from the coding sequence ATGGCAGATAAAAAATTCTTATTAAGGTTAGATCAAACGCTCTATGATCAAGTTGCTAACCGTGCCAAATCTGAGAGTCGCAGCGTTAATAACTACATTGTGCACCTCTTGGAGGAAAGCACCAAGGAAGAAACTTTAGAACACCGTCAGTTTGTAGGCCGAACAATTCAAGGGAGTGAGATTCTTACAGACAGTGGCCTAGTATCAGTCAATGGTATTTACTATCGATACATTCTATCAAACGTTAAGTCGGTAAATCAGGATCGTTTGTACACTATAATAGAAGCAACTGGAAATATTCTTACTTTAGAGGAATTAAAATAA
- a CDS encoding SPFH domain-containing protein: MFGIKIVHQNHKGLVELLGKYHHSVDAGMHFYIPFIQKIYPVSLAMNPLKLPDYSIITKDNADVRASLTLNYHVTDAVKYRYENTDSVESMSQLVRGHLRDIIGRMDLNQALGSTSKINQELASAIGDLTNTYGINVDRINIDELKPTASIQDSMDKQLKADRERIAAIAKAEGEAKSIELTTKAKNDALIATANAQAKATRTKADAERYRIEQMNDSLNNAKAGYFQNQSINAFSELANSSSNTVVVSGENIGELGKIPVIKKMLENS, from the coding sequence ATGTTTGGTATAAAAATAGTTCATCAAAATCATAAAGGATTAGTGGAATTACTAGGTAAATATCATCATAGTGTCGATGCAGGAATGCATTTTTACATTCCTTTCATTCAAAAAATCTATCCAGTCAGCTTGGCAATGAATCCGCTCAAGCTTCCCGACTACTCGATCATTACTAAGGATAATGCTGATGTACGAGCTAGTCTGACTCTCAATTATCATGTAACTGATGCGGTTAAATATCGTTATGAAAATACTGACTCCGTTGAATCAATGTCACAACTAGTCCGTGGACACTTGCGTGACATCATTGGCCGTATGGACTTGAACCAAGCCTTGGGTTCAACTTCGAAGATCAACCAAGAACTTGCCAGTGCCATCGGCGACTTAACTAACACTTACGGTATCAATGTCGATCGAATCAATATTGACGAATTAAAACCTACTGCTTCAATTCAAGATTCCATGGATAAGCAATTAAAGGCTGACCGTGAAAGAATCGCTGCAATTGCTAAAGCTGAAGGTGAAGCCAAGAGTATCGAGTTAACTACTAAGGCTAAAAATGACGCTTTGATCGCCACCGCCAATGCCCAAGCTAAAGCAACTAGAACTAAAGCTGATGCTGAACGTTACCGGATCGAACAAATGAACGACAGTTTGAACAACGCTAAGGCTGGCTATTTCCAAAACCAGTCGATCAACGCATTTAGCGAATTGGCAAATTCCAGTTCTAATACAGTAGTAGTTTCTGGCGAAAATATTGGCGAATTAGGCAAAATTCCAGTAATTAAGAAAATGCTTGAAAATAGCTAA
- a CDS encoding nitroreductase translates to MKNSIIYRRRSVRTFTNKEVTDKLIKEIITDAKRAPSWQNAQPWHVYVAKENKLDQIKEISKQNERDGKKGEPELTVPHSSDRSELSKANIEEWEKSVHSAFITSDGADRALKDANHNFFFAPAVAWVTVEANASEFTIFDAGAFSENLMLAAKEYGVDSMPAYQLIKYPDDIRKILEIPQDQKIIIGIALGYADDSDLNRILTKRAPTDEILTIQK, encoded by the coding sequence ATGAAAAATAGTATCATTTATCGTCGCAGATCTGTTAGGACATTTACTAATAAGGAAGTTACAGACAAGCTGATCAAGGAAATTATCACCGATGCTAAACGGGCGCCTTCTTGGCAAAACGCGCAACCTTGGCACGTGTATGTTGCTAAAGAAAATAAATTGGATCAGATCAAAGAAATCTCAAAGCAAAATGAACGTGATGGGAAAAAGGGAGAGCCAGAATTGACTGTTCCACATTCCTCTGACCGCTCAGAATTGTCGAAAGCAAACATCGAAGAGTGGGAGAAGTCAGTCCATTCTGCTTTTATCACTAGTGACGGTGCAGATCGAGCCCTAAAGGATGCTAATCACAACTTCTTTTTTGCACCAGCAGTCGCTTGGGTGACAGTGGAAGCTAATGCCAGTGAATTTACCATCTTTGATGCCGGAGCATTCTCGGAAAATTTGATGTTAGCTGCAAAGGAATACGGAGTTGACTCCATGCCGGCTTATCAATTAATTAAATATCCTGATGATATTCGAAAAATTTTGGAGATTCCTCAGGACCAAAAAATAATTATCGGTATTGCCTTAGGATATGCGGATGACAGTGATTTAAACCGCATCCTAACAAAACGAGCACCAACTGACGAAATTTTAACGATACAAAAATAG
- the tpx gene encoding thiol peroxidase, whose translation MDVTFKGEAVSTVGQPPLVGDVFPDFTVTDKDGNKVELSSLLDKPVLISVVPDINTSVCSLQTKKFNSEVDGHTEINFVTISKNTVEEQSHWCAAEGVKNMKMLSDADHDFGNKTGLLIDSLGILARSVWVVDKNKQILYSEILKEETNEPSYDKVLDQINEMN comes from the coding sequence ATGGATGTGACATTTAAAGGCGAGGCAGTTTCTACAGTAGGTCAACCACCGCTAGTTGGTGACGTTTTCCCTGATTTTACTGTGACTGATAAGGATGGAAATAAAGTTGAGTTGTCTAGTTTGTTGGACAAGCCAGTCTTGATCAGTGTAGTTCCTGATATCAATACCAGCGTTTGCAGTCTTCAAACAAAGAAATTCAACAGTGAGGTCGATGGTCATACCGAGATCAACTTTGTGACTATTTCAAAGAATACTGTTGAAGAGCAAAGTCATTGGTGTGCAGCCGAAGGCGTTAAGAACATGAAGATGCTTTCAGATGCTGACCATGACTTTGGTAACAAAACTGGTCTATTGATCGATTCATTAGGTATTTTAGCTCGTTCAGTTTGGGTAGTTGATAAGAACAAACAAATCCTCTACTCAGAAATATTGAAGGAAGAAACTAATGAACCTTCATATGACAAGGTTCTGGATCAAATCAACGAAATGAACTAA
- a CDS encoding flavodoxin family protein, with protein sequence MKILGILASHKEHGLNAQMLEHVLDNVDSGVETETIYLENYNITPHKYHEENPVLDELANKLMESDVWVFSAPTYWRECPGLLKNFFDCMRPKFVYFKDNGDTIPGPFKDKHYMSISSCYMSTTENFLTGITDETFKTIDRVMSAAGVIKVGELVLPNTFGMKEIPEKKIKLCKKFGHKISKKQEKDDSTVKRYIQLFFMIAVMALVTMGIQIPLKAIMPMNNFWVSYVSFVVIFFVLLAVILHWVTFVKHRRR encoded by the coding sequence ATGAAAATATTAGGTATATTAGCGTCACATAAGGAACATGGCCTTAATGCCCAAATGTTAGAGCATGTTCTCGATAATGTTGACTCGGGAGTCGAAACAGAAACAATTTATTTAGAAAATTACAACATTACGCCACACAAGTATCATGAAGAAAATCCAGTCCTCGATGAATTAGCAAATAAGCTAATGGAGAGCGATGTTTGGGTGTTTTCTGCTCCAACTTATTGGCGCGAATGTCCAGGCCTTTTAAAAAATTTCTTTGACTGCATGCGTCCAAAGTTCGTCTACTTCAAAGATAATGGCGATACGATCCCTGGACCATTCAAAGATAAGCATTACATGAGTATTTCATCGTGCTACATGAGTACGACTGAAAACTTTTTAACCGGAATTACTGACGAGACCTTCAAGACCATTGATCGTGTCATGTCAGCAGCAGGGGTTATCAAAGTCGGGGAATTAGTATTACCCAACACGTTTGGTATGAAAGAAATACCTGAAAAGAAAATCAAGCTATGCAAAAAGTTTGGTCATAAGATTTCGAAAAAACAAGAAAAGGATGATTCAACCGTGAAAAGATATATTCAACTATTCTTCATGATTGCCGTTATGGCATTGGTCACAATGGGAATTCAAATACCACTCAAAGCTATTATGCCAATGAATAATTTTTGGGTAAGCTATGTTAGTTTTGTGGTGATCTTCTTTGTTCTACTCGCAGTGATCTTGCACTGGGTAACATTTGTTAAGCACCGTCGTAGATAA
- a CDS encoding SDR family oxidoreductase: protein MKVLIIGAHGKVGHLLIGELQSHNIDFVAGLRSEEQIKAYQANNIPTQYIDLTGSLDDIHDSIIASGADVLVFTAGAGGAGYDLTMEIDLDGAIKTMMVAEAAGIKRYIMVSAMYSEDRSKWEASGIRPYYIAKHYADEHLRGTDLDYTILHPGLLTDEESVGKIKLSKDGGSVPRIDVAKTIVQAIETPSTIKKEYEFASGDEPIANVIK from the coding sequence ATGAAAGTACTTATTATTGGAGCACATGGCAAAGTTGGACATTTATTAATTGGCGAATTACAATCACACAATATTGATTTTGTGGCGGGTTTGCGCAGCGAGGAACAAATTAAGGCTTATCAAGCTAACAACATCCCTACACAATACATCGACTTGACTGGTTCATTAGACGACATCCACGACTCGATCATCGCATCTGGTGCGGACGTTCTCGTCTTCACTGCCGGTGCTGGTGGCGCTGGTTACGACTTAACAATGGAAATCGACCTAGATGGTGCGATCAAGACGATGATGGTTGCTGAAGCAGCTGGCATCAAACGTTATATCATGGTCAGTGCAATGTACAGCGAAGACCGCAGCAAGTGGGAAGCATCAGGCATTAGACCTTACTACATTGCTAAACACTACGCTGATGAACATCTTCGTGGAACTGACCTCGATTACACGATCTTACATCCAGGCTTGTTAACTGATGAAGAATCAGTTGGCAAGATCAAGTTGTCTAAAGACGGCGGATCCGTACCTCGTATCGATGTTGCTAAAACTATCGTTCAAGCAATCGAAACACCTTCAACAATTAAAAAAGAATATGAATTTGCTAGTGGCGACGAGCCAATCGCAAATGTTATCAAGTAA